Proteins encoded in a region of the Athene noctua chromosome 4, bAthNoc1.hap1.1, whole genome shotgun sequence genome:
- the CDKN2AIP gene encoding CDKN2A-interacting protein, with amino-acid sequence MAAGKAAAGKAAAEPLGRTAEEVAWAEALRGACEPEHHWRHRREFLLRNVGEPPAAGSAQLQRLVSLSMVWANHVFLGCRYPPQVMEKALEMAEGIQVTGAPVRTTRDELVAKVKKRGISSSNEGIEEPSKKRAVEKSKDSKDTGKDVKTTKAEAPKETESTLPKKQEKGVSKDPESSQSTCSSNQEMVTASDTETEGKPANAENTTEQNPPSSEKESGEKPCSNPKESKCENVPSPENKTTVSAVPLAVKSTPQAAAVPPSALLTAKSTSQAAAVAATAKSTRQAAAAAAPPATKSAPQAAAAVPPTTKSAPQAAAAVPPTTKSAPQAAAAVPPTTKSAPQAAAAVPPTTKSAPQAAAAVPPTTKSAPQTSTTLLSSKNQVSAPASVSKSSAQAGSSLLLVPKSSAQAGTSLLLASKGTAKVGSSLLASKSSAEVAASLLAARSGVQQGSSLLTSKSSAQVAASLLASRSGAQQGPSSLASRGGAQAGGSLLASKGGTQAGSPQLASKSGSQAGESPAKALCKPLTSEDAKERQPFFNRLYKAVAWKLVAVGGFSPNVNHVELLNSSIQSVKATLDVAFVPLKELADLPQNKSSLENIVCELRCKSVYLGTGCGKSMENAKAVASREALKLFLKKKVIVKICKRKYKGSEIEDLVLLDEESKPSNLPPALRNPREIL; translated from the exons ATGGCGGCAGGGAAGGCGGCGgccgggaaggcggcggccgAGCCCCTGGGGCGGACGGCGGAAGAGGTGGCTTGGGCGGAGGCGCTGCGCGGGGCCTGCGAGCCCGAGCACCACTGGCGGCACCGCCGGGAGTTCCTGCTGCGCAACGTgggggagccgccggcggcgggcagcgcccagCTCCAGCGCCTGGTGTCCCTCTCCATGGTGTGGGCCAACCACGTCTTCCTGGGCTGCCG GTACCCGCCGCAGGTCATGGAGAAGGCGCTGGAAATGGCGGAAGGCATCCAAGTGACCGGCGCGCCTGTCCGCACCACGAGAGATGAACTGGTTGCCAAGGTGAAGAAAAGAGGCATATCAAGTAGCAATG AAGGGATAGAGGAGCCCTCCAAGAAGCGAGCTGTTGAGAAAAGCAAAGATTCTAAAGATACTGGAAAAGATGTGAAAACAACCAAGGCAGAAGCCCCGAAGGAAACAGAGAGTACATTGccaaaaaagcaggaaaaaggtgTTAGCAAAGATCCAGAAAGCTCCCAGTCAACTTGCAGTTCAAATCAAGAAATGGTCACAGCATCAGatacagaaacagaaggaaagccTGCTAATGCTGAAAATACTACTGAGCAAAATCCACCTTCATCTGAAAAAGAGTCAGGAGAGAAGCCTTGCTCAAATCCTAAGGAAAGCAAGTGTGAAAATGTGCCGTCACCTGAAAATAAAACTACAGTAAGTGCAGTGCCACTGGCTGTCAAGAGCACCCCACAGGCAGCGGCAGTGCCACCGTCGGCGCTACTAACTGCCAAGAGCACCtcgcaggcagcagcagtggcagcgACTGCCAAGAGCACACGGCAAGCAGCTGCGGCAGCGGCACCACCAGCCACCAAGAgcgccccgcaggcagctgcgGCAGTGCCACCGACCACCAAGAgcgccccgcaggcagctgcgGCAGTGCCACCGACCACCAAGAgcgccccgcaggcagctgcgGCAGTGCCACCGACCACCAAGAgcgccccgcaggcagctgcgGCAGTGCCACCGACCACCAAGAgcgccccgcaggcagctgcgGCAGTGCCACCGACCACCAAGAGCGCTCCGCAAACAAGTACTACATTGCTGTCTTCCAAAAACCAAGTGAGTGCCCCAGCATCAGTGTCCAAGAGCAGTGCTCAGGCGGGCAGCTCGCTGCTTCTGGTCCCTAAGAGCAGCGCTCAGGCGGGCACCTCGCTGCTGCTGGCCTCCAAGGGCACTGCTAAGGTGGGCTCCTCGCTCCTGGCCTCCAAGAGCAGCGCTGAGGTGGCTGCCTCGTTGCTAGCCGCTCGGAGCGGCGTTCAGCAGGGATCCTCGCTGCTGACTTCCAAGAGCAGTGCTCAGGTGGCTGCTTCCCTACTGGCCTCTCGGAGTGGCGCCCAGCAAGGTCCCTCGTCACTGGCGTCCCGGGGTGGAGCTCAGGCCGGTGGTTCCTTGCTGGCCTCCAAGGGTGGCACACAGGCAGGTTCACCACAGCTTGCATCCAAGAGTGGCTCACAGGCAGGTGAAAGCCCTGCTAAGGCTTTGTGCAAGCCATTAACAAGTGAAGATGCAAAGGAAAGACAACCTTTTTTCAACAGACTATACAAAGCTGTAGCCTGGAAACTGGTTGCTGTTGGAGGCTTCAGTCCTAACGTAAATCACGTAGAACTTCTAAACTCATCTATTCAGTCTGTAAAAGCTACATTAGATGTTGCTTTTGTTCCCCTGAAGGAACTTGCAGACTTGCCTCAAAATAAGAGCTCTCTGGAAAATATAGTTTGTGAACTGAGGTGCAAATCTGTCTACTTGGGTACTGGCTGTGGTAAAAGTATGGAAAATGCCAAAGCGGTTGCTTCAAGAGAAGCTTTGAAATTATTCCTCAAGAAGAAAGTTATCGTGAagatatgtaaaagaaaatacaaaggtAGTGAAATTGAAGATTTGGTACTTCTGGATGAAGAATCAAAACCTTCGAATTTACCTCCAGCTTTAAGAAATCCTCGTGAGATCTTGTAG